The Thermodesulfobacteriota bacterium genome includes the window TCGCCGCGTTTACTCACATTACACCGGGGTTTTCGCGAGCGTCACCGAACGATCGGATAAAACCGCTACCCGATCGTGGAAAGACGCGTGGAGTTCGGACGAAGGGACAGATGTCTACTGGAACGCGATGGCGGCGGGGTTGCCCACCAGGCGGGTCACGGCCTGTTTGAGCTCGGCGGAGGCACGCAGACCCAGGGAGGAAGGAAGGCGGATCACGGCTTCGGCCTTCTGGGGCACGAGCACGTGGACGTAGCCCGCCGCGGGGCCCCGGTGCTCGGGTGCGGCCAGGAGCCGGCGCAGGGCCTCCAGGTCGTCGCGGGAGTGGAGGCCGGCGTTGATGTGGATGTGGACGGCCTGGGTGAGGCGCTCGGGGGCCTCCGCCAGGGGCAGGATCTCTTCGGCCAGGATCTTCCCGGCATCCTCGGTCTTTTCGAAGGTTCCCCGGATGACCACCGGCGCGTCGGACTGGAGGAGCGCCTCGGCCCGGGCGAAGGCCTCGGCAAAGACCACCACCTCGAGGGTCGCCTCGGTGTCCTCGAGGGTCACAAAGGCCATGCGGTTGCCCGCCCGGTTGGTGATGACCTTGCACGCCGCCACCACTCCCCCCACCGTCACCGGCGACCGGTCGGGCCGCTCCAGGATCCCGAGCAGGTTCCCATCGGTGTAGGTCCGCAAGAGCTCTGCCCACTCCCCCAGGGGGTGACCGGAGAGGAACATCCCGAGCACCTCCTTCTCGGCCCGCAGCTGGTCGGTGGCCGAGAGCGGCGGCACGTCCGGGAGGTCGTCGGCGGAAACTCCGGGCTCCTTGCCCGGCCCAGCCAGTAGATCGAAGAGGTTGGTCTGACCCCGGGCGCGGTCCTTCTGCACGGCCGCCGCCCGCTCCAGCGCCCGGTCGAGGTAGGCCAGGTACTGGGCGCGGTTGCCCCCCAGGGAGTCGAAGGCCCCGCACTGGATGAGGCTCTCGATCACCTTGCGGTTGACCTTCTGCAAGTCCACCCGCTCGCAAAAATCCAGGAGGCCCCGGAAGGGCCCGTCCTTGTCACGGGCGCAGAGCACGCTCTGCAGCGCGCTCTCCCCCACGTTCTTCACGGCGGCCAGGCCAAAGCGAATCGCCTCCCCCACCACGGTGAAGTGGATGCCGGACTCGTTCACGTCGGGGGGGAGCACCGGCACGCCCATGGCCCGGCACTCGGCGATGTCTTTGACCACGTCGTCGGTGTTGGCCCGGTCGTTGGTCAGGAGCGCGGCCAGGAACGCCACCCGGTGGTGGGCCTTGAGGTAGGCGGTCTGGTAGGTGATGAGGGCGTAGGCGGCGCTATGTGATTTGTTGAAGCCGTACTCCGCAAACTTCGCCATGAGCTCGAAGATCTTGTCGGCCTTGGCGGGGTCGATCTTCCGGGTCTTGGCGCCTTCGAGGAAGCGGCTCTTCTGCTTGGCCATCTCCCCCAGGTCCTTCTTCCCCATGGCCCGTCGCAGCAGGTCTGCCTCGCCCAGACTGTAGTCGGCCAGCACCTGGGCGATCTTCATGACCTGTTCCTGGTACACGATGACGCCGTAGGTGTCTTTGAGGATCGGCTGGAGCTCGGGCACTTCGTACTCGATGGGAATCGTGCCGTGCTTGCGGCCGATAAAGTCGGGGATCATCCCCGACTGCATCGGGCCGGGCCGGTAGAGCGCCACCAGGGCCACGATGTCCTCGAACACCGTGGGCTTGAGCTGCACCATGAGCTCGCGCATGCCCGAGCTCTCCAGCTGGAACACCCCGGTGGTCTCCCCCCGCGACAGCAGCGCATACACCGCCGGGTCGTCCAGGGGAATGGCGTCGATGTCGAGCTGTTCCCCGGCGGGCCGCCGGCGGTTGACGTGGCGCAGGGCGTCCTGGATGACGGTGAGGGTCTTCAGGCCCAGGAAGTCGAACTTGATGAGGCCGATGTCCTCCACGCTCTTCATGGCGAACTGGGTCACGGTCTCGCCGTTCTTTCCCTTGTAGACCGGCAGATAATCCACCAGGGGCCGGTTGGCGATGACGATGCCCGCCGCATGGGTGGAGGCGTGGCGGTTCAATCCCTCGAGGCGCTGGGCGTGCTCCATGAGCTCGGCCACCCGGGTGTCCTGGGCCATGGCTTCCTTGAGCCGGGGCTCCTTCTCCAGGGCGCTCTTCAAGGTGATCTTGAGCTCGGCGGGCACGAGCTTGGCGATGCGGTCCACCTCTGCGTACGGAAGATCCAGTACCCGCCCCACGTCGCGGATCACGGCGCGGGCGAGCATCTTCCCGAAGGTGGTGATCTGGGCCACCTTGTCGGCGCCGTACTTCTGGGTCACGTAGGCGATGGCCTTGTCCCGGTTCTCGAAGCAGAAGTCCACGTCGATGTCGGGCAGGCTCACGCGCTCGGGGTTCAGGAATCGCTCGAAGAGCAGATCGTAGGGGATGGGGTCGATGTTGGTGATCTTGAGGGCGTAGGCCACGAGGCTGCCGGCCGCCGAACCGCGCCCCGGCCCCACGGGCACCCCGTTTCGCTTGGACCAGTTGATGAAGTCCTGGACGATGAGGAAGTAGCCGGGAAACTGCATGTCGCGGATGACTTTGAGCTCGGTCTCCAGCCGCTCCCCATACTTGCGGCGGACCTCTTCTTCTTCCTGAGGCGTCGCAAAACGCCGGGCCTGGAGCCGCTCCTCCAGGCCTTCCCGCGCGAGGCGGTCCAGGCAGTCGTCGAGGGTCTCCCCTTCCGGGACCTGGTACACGGGAAAGTGGTGGCGCTTGAGGTCGAGCTCTACGTTGCAGCGCTCGGCGATCTCCACCGTGGCCGCCACCGCCTCGGGGCAGTAGGCGAAGGCCTCCGCCATCTCCTCGGGGCTCTTGAGGTAGAAGGCGTCGGTGGACATCTTCATGCGCTTTTCGTCGTGGAGGGTCTTCCCCGTCTGGATGCAGACGAGCACCTCGTGGCTTCTGGCGTCGTCGCGGTTGCAGTAGTGGCAGTCGTTGGTGGCCACCACGGGGACACCCATCTCCCGGCCCAGGGCGATGAGCCCGTCGTTCACGCGGCGCTGCTCGGGGATGCCGTTCTCCATGAGCTCCAGGTAGTAGTTCCCCTCGCCGAAGATGGCGGCATACTCCTCGGCCAGGGCCCGGGCGGCGGCCAGGTCGCCCCGGAGGATCGCCCGGGGCACCTCCCCCTTCAGACACGCCGAGAGCCCGATGAGGCCCGCAGCGTGCTCTCGCAGGAGCGCCTTGTCGATGCGGGGCTTGTAGTAGAAGGCCTCGGGTTGGTAGCCCGCGGTCACCAGGCGGCAGAGATTTCGGTACCCTTCCTGGTTTCGGGCGAGCAGCAGCAGGTGGAAGTTGGACTCCCCCTCGTGGGGGCGCTTGTCGAAGCGGGACCCCGGGGCCACGTAGGCCTCGCACCCGAAAACCGGTTTCACGCCCGCCTTCACCGCGCCCTTGTAGAACTCCACCGTCCCGTACATGGCCCCATGGTCGGTGACGGCCACCGCCGGGAGCTTGTGCTCCCTGGACTTGGCCAGAAGATCCCCCAGGCGAATCGCCCCGTCCAGGAGGCTGTACTCGGTGTGCACGTGGAGATGGGCAAAGCGGGCGTGGGGCATTGGAGTTTGTCCGTTGTAGGTTGCGCGTTGCACGTTGGCGACGGGCGGTTGTGGTCTCGGTCTCCGGGCCTTTCTCCAACAAGCTACGTGCAACAAGCAACAAGCCTCTACTCGAGGTTCTGTACCTGCTCCCGGATCTTCTCGAGCTCGGCCTTCATCTCCACCACGGCGCGGCCGATCTCGGTGTCGGCGGCCTTGGAGCCGATGGTGTTGACCTCGCGGTTCATCTCCTGGAGCAGGAAATCGAGCTTTCGGCCCACCACGCCGCCCTCGGCCAGGAGCTCGAGAACCTTTTCCCGGTGGCTCCGCAGTCGGACGACCTCCTCGGAGACGTCGGAGCGGTCGGCGAAGAGGGCCACCTCCAGGGCGATGCGCTCGGCGGCCACCTCGGGGGGTAGATCCTGGGCCAGATCCTGGATGCGGCGCGCCAGGCGGCCGCGCACCTCCTCCACGTGGGCAGGGCGTCGCGACTCCACGCGGCCGACCAACTCGCCGATGGCATCCAGGCGCCCGCGCAGATCGGCGGCCAGGTCGTCCCCCTCCCGAGCCCGCAAGGCGTCGAGCGCCGCTAGCGCGTCGCGGAATACGGGCGCGGCCTCCGCCCACAAGGCTTCGGGATCGAGCCCCGTGCCCCCCGGATTCGTTACCGCCGGGATGGAGAGGAGGTGCTCCAGGGTGACCTCTCCGGAGATCCCCGCCGCCCGGGCCGCTGCCCGAAGCGCCTGGGCGGCCTCCCGCGCCGCCTCCACGTTCACGTAGACTCCCGAGGCGGCCCCACAGCGGCCGTCCCACGCGGCGAACACGTTCACCTGGCCCCGCTGCAGCCGCGACTTGACCAGCCCCAGCAGCTCCGACTCGCAGCGTTGGAGCTCGGGGGGAAGCTTGGCGAGAAAGTTCAGGAAGCGGTGGTTGACGGCCTTGATCTCCACGGCCAGGCGTCGCCCGCCGATCTCGCCCTCGGCCCGGCCATAGCCGGTCATGCTCTTGATCATGGCGTTTGTCCGTTGCTCGTGGTTCGTTGCACGTTGGAGAAGGAGGCCGCGGCGCTTCGTAGCCGCCTCTTGTGGCCATCCCGCACCTCGTTGAAGAACGCAAGGGCACGGGGCTCCCGGTAGTCCGGGTAGGTCCAGGGGAGGGGGCGAAACGAGCCCCTCTCGAAGACCAACTCCACCTCGGCGTATATCCCCTGGCCCAGGTACGCGCGGTGGGCCGCGGGCTTTCCCGAGGCCAGCACCACCTGGGTGAGGTTGAGCAGTCCCGGGTCGAAGTTCACCTCCCGGCCCCGGGGCCCGGCCCAGGCCTCCTCCAGCGCGTTGGCCGCGAGTTTGAGGCGGACCAGCCCTCCGGGGTCGCGCACCCCTTCGAAGGCAAGGAAGCTTCGCAGGAGCCCGCTGCCCATCTCGCCGTCGTAGTACCGGGACTGGGCGAAGGGCTCTTCCCCTGAGGAGGCGCGTACCGGGCCGAACTGCTCCTCCAGCTCCGGCAGGAGCTTCTCCGGGGAGACCGACGGACTGCGCAGAAGCCCCGACACCAGGACGCAGGGCGCAGGCACCCCGGGCCGGCTCATCCCCTGTCCCGACTTCGCGCCCGCCGCCCCCGCCGGCGCTGGGCTTCGCGCCCCTCGCGCCAGAGGGTAGCGGGCTCCGACGCCCCCAGTCCCGCCGCGCCTGCATACTCCCGGATGAAATCCCAGCGATCGCGCAGCGAGAGGATGGTGAGATCGGACAACGCCCGGCCGAGCTCCTCCAGGTTCTTCACCCGCCGCCGGCGGGACAGACGCGGGTGCAGCTCCTCCAGGTCCACGAGGAAGGGCCTCCACCTGCCGCCCTTTGCCCCGAACACGAGATTGCCTGGCAGGTCACCGTGGTAGAGGCCCAGACGGTGCAGAGCCCCGAGGAGGCGGGCCAGGGAGAGGACCCCCTCCCGAAACCCGGGGGCGGCTCCCTTTCCGGGCGCTTCGCGCCCCAGGTGCTCCGGCCACGCCCGGGTGGGCCCGACCCATTCGTTGACGAGCAGCGCCTCGCGCCACAGCCCCCGGCCGAGGGCAAAGAGCCCCAGGGGCACGGGGGTCCCGACTCCGGCGCGCCCGAGCCGGTGCCCGAGGACAAAGGCACGTTGGGGCTTGCGCCGAAGGCCGAAATCGCGCACCCGCGCCGCCAGTCCCTTGGGGGCGTAGTGCTTGACGAAGACCGGCTCCTCCCCGTCCCCGTCCCCGGCCGTTCTTGGTATCTCGACCCGGTAGGCGGTCCGGTCGGGACGGAACTGGAGGGGCGACCAGGCTCCCCGCTGCAGGCGGCGGAGGAGCTCCCCCGCTTGGGGGCCGCCGCTGCCCGCCGCGCGCCACCGCGCGTCAGGCGAGATCGGAGGGGACAGGAGTCCGATTCCCATGGTTTGCGGCGCCGCGCAGCTCGTCCATGGCGGTCACCGCGGTGCCGAGCTTGCCCACCACGATCCCCGCGGCCAGGTTCGCGAGGCACGCGGCCTCGAGGGGCGACGCCCCCGCGGCCCAGGCCAGGGTCAGCACCGAGATGGCCGTATCCCCCGCCCCGGTCACGTCGAACACATCGCGCGCCCGCGTGGGAATGTGGGCCACGCGGCCCGAAGCCTCCACCAGGGTCATCCCCCGGTCGCCCCGGGTGACCAGGATGGCCTGGGAGCCGAGCTCGGAAAGGAGCCTTCGTCCCGCCTCCACCGCCTCGGGGTCCGAGCGCGCCGGCGCCCCGGCCATGGCCTCGGTTTCCTTGGTGTTGGGCGTCAGAACCGTGACGCCTCGGTACTGGCCCAGGTTCCCCGGCTTGGGGTCGACGGCGAGAAGCACGCCGGCCTGGCGGGCCTGGGTTACCAGCGGGCCCATGAGCCCCGGGCAGACCACACCCTTGCCGTAATCCGAGACGATCACGGCGTCCAGGCGGCCCAGCCGCCCTAGAAGGCCCTCACGAAGCGACCGGAGGACCTCCTCGGGCAGGGGGCCGCGGCGCTCCCGGTCGAACCGGACCACCTGCTGGTGCTGGGCGATCACCCGGGTCTTCACCGCGGTCGGCCGGTCCGGGGACTCCACCACGCCGGCCCCGGCGACGCCGAGCCGGCCGAGCTCGTCGCGAATCTGCCCGGCCAGGGAATCGGGCCCCACCACCCCGAAGAGCTCCACGTCGGCTCCCAGGGACACCAGGTTGTGCACCACGTTGGCGGCGCCGCCCAGACGAAAGACCTCCCGCTCGACCTCCACCACGGGTACCGGCGCCTCGGGGGAGATCCGCTCCACCGCGCCGTACAGGAACTGGTCGAGCATCACGTCGCCCACCACCGCCACCCGGACGGGTTCGCGACGGGCTTCGAGCCGGCCCAGGGCTGCCCGGGCTGCCCCATCAAAGTCGATCATGGACGATGGTCTCGGCGGATCTCGTGGAGGAAGGTGACGTGGGCCCGAGCGCAGCGGTCCAGGGTGAACCGCTCGAGCACGCGCTCGCGGGCGCCCCGCCCGAGACGGCGGGCCGCCTCCGGACGCCGGGCCAAGTATACGATCTTCTCCCCCAGGGAGAAAGGGTCCCCGGGGGGTACCAGGAAGCCGGTCTCCCCCTCCCCCACCAGGTCCGGGAGGACGCCCACCCGTGTGGCCAGGAGCGGCACCCCGGAAGCCATCCACTCCAGGCCCACCCGGCAGTTGGCTTCGCTCCCGGTGCTGGCGACCACGCCCAGGTCGAAGGACCGAAGCACGGCCGGAAGATCCGTCCGGTGTCCCAAGAAGAAGACGCGCCCCGAAAGGACGGGATCGGCCGCCACCCGGGCCTCGAGGTCGGTCTGGCGGGCCGTGGGTTCCTTGGCGAGCACCACGAAGGCGGCGTCGGCTCCGTCCCCCAGGGCAAGCCGGGCGGCCTCCAGGAAGTCGTCGTGCCCCTTCACCGAGCCTAGCCGGCCGAGGATGCCCACGAGAAACACGCCCTCTCCGAGTCCGAGCTCCCGCCGCAGGGGCGCCCCCGACCCTGCCGGCGCAAAGACCCCCGGATCCACGCCGCCGTGGATGGTCCGCAGGCAGGGGACGGCGCCCAGGCGCGCCCTCAGGGAGCGCTCGATGGACCGGTTGGATGCCACCACCCCGGCGAGCCAGCGGGTGTACAGGAACCGGTTCAAGGGGTCGGCCCGCACGGGCCGCATGTCCCCGCGCACCCGCACGCAGGGCACCCCCGCCCGCCGGCACGCCCAGACCACCAGGGGCAGCCCCTCGGGCCTGTGCACCAGGACGGCGTCGAAGGGCCGGGAACGCAGAACCCGCAGGAGGCGCAGGGCCGCGGGGAGGACCCCCGCCATTCGAAGGCCCTTGCCGCCAAACCCCGACTCCTCGATGGTCTCCAGCCCCGCCTCCCGGCTCTTGCGGGCGGCAGGGGAACCGGTCTGGGCCAGGAACGCCACCCGGTGGCCCTGGCGCCCCATCTCCCCCGCCAGGTCCAGGGCGTACTGGGCCTCGGCGTTGAACCACCGGACGTGGGCGAGGTGGAGGACGGCGAGGCGGGCACCGGCGGACGCCCCCGGTTTGACCATCCCTTTCCTCTCTGCTAGAAGGAATCCGAACACCCATCCGTTCCGGGAGGCAGGCCATGCCGCTGCCCGCAGACCGCCCCGGCGAGCGCTTCACGTACGGGGACTACTTGACCTGGCCCGACGACCAGCGCTGGGAGCTGCTGGAGGGGAAGCCCCGGCTCATGAGCCCCGGACCCAATCGGCGTCATCAGGAACTGCTCATGGCCCTGGGAAGCAGGTTGTACGCCTACCTTGAGGGCAAGACCTGCCGCGTCTACCCCGCTCCCTTCGATGTCCGCCTGCCAAGGAGCGGGGAGTCCGACGAGACGGTGGACACCGTCGTCCAACCGGATCTCATCGTCGTATGCGACCCCGCCAAGCTCGACGACCGGGGCTGCCGCGGCGCGCCGGACTTGGTGATCGAGATCACCTCGCCCTCCACGGCGTCGGTCGACCACGTCCAAAAGAAGGCCCTCTATGAGGGCCACGGAGTCCGGGAGTACTGGTTGGTCCACCCCGTGGACCGGATCGTCATGGTCTACACCCTGCGCCCCGACGGAGCCTACGGGGCTCCCGCCGTCTACGGGCCGGACGATTCCCTCCCCGTGGGGATCTTCGACGACCTCTCCCTCGATCTCGGGGCGCTTTTTCGGGAGTAGTCGCCTACCAGAAGGAAGCCAACCCCAGCCCGGCGTAGACCTCGTGGCGGTCGACCCTTCGCGGGTCGTCCAGGGGGTCGCGCACCCGGGCGCCCAGCAGGTCCAGCGTTGCCGTCAGCGGCACGCCGGCCGCTCGGAGCGACAGGGCCTCCACCCGCAGGTTGCCCTCCCAGCGCACCTCGCTCTCGGGAAGCGAACGGCCCCGCTCCGAGACCTCACCGGTCAGGGAGGTCCGCCAGCCCGTGCCGAAGTAGCGGGAAACCTCCGCAGACGTGCTCCAGGCATCGCCCCCCATGGGGTGGCCCAGGGGGCGCCCCCGGTAGGTAAACCCTTGGGGATAGAGGGAGTGGTTGTACCAGGCTGCGTCGGTCTTCGCATACTCCCAGCGCACCTCGGTGGGACCGGTGGAAATCATGAAGCCGCCGAGATATCCCCTCCGGAGAAGCTCGAAGGGGATGAACCCGAGCATGTTGTGCCTCTCCCACCGCCCGGTAAACTCCGTGGGTCCCCCGTCGGTTCCGGCGAGCTCCCAATAGATCTTCCCCCCCTTCAAGGGCCCCACGCCGTTGAGGAAGGGCAGGCGCAGCGTGAGGTCGTAGGAAGCGTGGCCCTCGTTGTCGTACCGGCGGCTTTCGCCCTCGAAGGCGTGCTCGTCGCTTCCCGAGATGAGCTTCCACCAGTCCTTTGGGCTGTCGTACTTCTCCCGGCCCTTGCCCCCGTAGAAGACCACGCGGGTAAAGCCCAGGTCGAACCAGGAGGTCGGGTGGTAGGAGAAGCGCATCCCCAGGAGCCTGGGGTCCCGTACCGGCGCCACCCCGCTGCCGTACCGGCGGTCGGGGGGAGAAGGGGTGTCATCCGATAGGTACCCGTTGAAGACGGTGAAGCGAAAACCCCCCACCCGCCCGAGGAACCCGGGGAGGAAGAGGGGTTCCTCCGTGCGCACGCGCCACAGGTCCATGGTGGGGGCGTTGTCGTCCAGGAGCAGGCTGCCGAAGTACCCCTGCCCCAGGCGTTCCGAATCCCGCCCGGCCTTCAAGGACCACTTGCCCCAGACGGTCTTGAGATACAGCCGCTTGGTACGATAGCCGACATCGTCCGGATTCTGGGTGAGTTGGAGCTCGTACGCCCCCCCCACCCGGTCGCCCCAGAAGGCCGCGCCGGAGGCGGAGAGAAAGGTATTGAACCCGTCTTCCAGTCTGTCGCCCGAGGTGTGGTAGAGCAGCCGCTGGTCCGTGGAGCTCCCCAAGACGTAGGAGCGCACCTCCAGTTGGGGGAGCAGGGTCTCCAGGTGGAGGCCGCCGTCGGAACGGGCCGCCTGCCACGAGGCGTACCGCTCCCCCAGGGGGTCCACCAGGCCCCGGGCCTGGAGGGCCCGGTAGGACTCCAGGAACCAGGCGTCGTCAAGGGGACCCGCGCCTGCGTCCACGGGCCGCGCGATCCCCGAACCGGAGGCGAGCTCCGCCAGGGAGACGGCGCGCCG containing:
- the dnaE gene encoding DNA polymerase III subunit alpha, whose product is MPHARFAHLHVHTEYSLLDGAIRLGDLLAKSREHKLPAVAVTDHGAMYGTVEFYKGAVKAGVKPVFGCEAYVAPGSRFDKRPHEGESNFHLLLLARNQEGYRNLCRLVTAGYQPEAFYYKPRIDKALLREHAAGLIGLSACLKGEVPRAILRGDLAAARALAEEYAAIFGEGNYYLELMENGIPEQRRVNDGLIALGREMGVPVVATNDCHYCNRDDARSHEVLVCIQTGKTLHDEKRMKMSTDAFYLKSPEEMAEAFAYCPEAVAATVEIAERCNVELDLKRHHFPVYQVPEGETLDDCLDRLAREGLEERLQARRFATPQEEEEVRRKYGERLETELKVIRDMQFPGYFLIVQDFINWSKRNGVPVGPGRGSAAGSLVAYALKITNIDPIPYDLLFERFLNPERVSLPDIDVDFCFENRDKAIAYVTQKYGADKVAQITTFGKMLARAVIRDVGRVLDLPYAEVDRIAKLVPAELKITLKSALEKEPRLKEAMAQDTRVAELMEHAQRLEGLNRHASTHAAGIVIANRPLVDYLPVYKGKNGETVTQFAMKSVEDIGLIKFDFLGLKTLTVIQDALRHVNRRRPAGEQLDIDAIPLDDPAVYALLSRGETTGVFQLESSGMRELMVQLKPTVFEDIVALVALYRPGPMQSGMIPDFIGRKHGTIPIEYEVPELQPILKDTYGVIVYQEQVMKIAQVLADYSLGEADLLRRAMGKKDLGEMAKQKSRFLEGAKTRKIDPAKADKIFELMAKFAEYGFNKSHSAAYALITYQTAYLKAHHRVAFLAALLTNDRANTDDVVKDIAECRAMGVPVLPPDVNESGIHFTVVGEAIRFGLAAVKNVGESALQSVLCARDKDGPFRGLLDFCERVDLQKVNRKVIESLIQCGAFDSLGGNRAQYLAYLDRALERAAAVQKDRARGQTNLFDLLAGPGKEPGVSADDLPDVPPLSATDQLRAEKEVLGMFLSGHPLGEWAELLRTYTDGNLLGILERPDRSPVTVGGVVAACKVITNRAGNRMAFVTLEDTEATLEVVVFAEAFARAEALLQSDAPVVIRGTFEKTEDAGKILAEEILPLAEAPERLTQAVHIHINAGLHSRDDLEALRRLLAAPEHRGPAAGYVHVLVPQKAEAVIRLPSSLGLRASAELKQAVTRLVGNPAAIAFQ
- a CDS encoding YicC/YloC family endoribonuclease; this translates as MIKSMTGYGRAEGEIGGRRLAVEIKAVNHRFLNFLAKLPPELQRCESELLGLVKSRLQRGQVNVFAAWDGRCGAASGVYVNVEAAREAAQALRAAARAAGISGEVTLEHLLSIPAVTNPGGTGLDPEALWAEAAPVFRDALAALDALRAREGDDLAADLRGRLDAIGELVGRVESRRPAHVEEVRGRLARRIQDLAQDLPPEVAAERIALEVALFADRSDVSEEVVRLRSHREKVLELLAEGGVVGRKLDFLLQEMNREVNTIGSKAADTEIGRAVVEMKAELEKIREQVQNLE
- a CDS encoding DUF4416 family protein, whose protein sequence is MSRPGVPAPCVLVSGLLRSPSVSPEKLLPELEEQFGPVRASSGEEPFAQSRYYDGEMGSGLLRSFLAFEGVRDPGGLVRLKLAANALEEAWAGPRGREVNFDPGLLNLTQVVLASGKPAAHRAYLGQGIYAEVELVFERGSFRPLPWTYPDYREPRALAFFNEVRDGHKRRLRSAAASFSNVQRTTSNGQTP
- a CDS encoding Uma2 family endonuclease, yielding MPLPADRPGERFTYGDYLTWPDDQRWELLEGKPRLMSPGPNRRHQELLMALGSRLYAYLEGKTCRVYPAPFDVRLPRSGESDETVDTVVQPDLIVVCDPAKLDDRGCRGAPDLVIEITSPSTASVDHVQKKALYEGHGVREYWLVHPVDRIVMVYTLRPDGAYGAPAVYGPDDSLPVGIFDDLSLDLGALFRE
- a CDS encoding lipopolysaccharide kinase InaA family protein, with product MGIGLLSPPISPDARWRAAGSGGPQAGELLRRLQRGAWSPLQFRPDRTAYRVEIPRTAGDGDGEEPVFVKHYAPKGLAARVRDFGLRRKPQRAFVLGHRLGRAGVGTPVPLGLFALGRGLWREALLVNEWVGPTRAWPEHLGREAPGKGAAPGFREGVLSLARLLGALHRLGLYHGDLPGNLVFGAKGGRWRPFLVDLEELHPRLSRRRRVKNLEELGRALSDLTILSLRDRWDFIREYAGAAGLGASEPATLWREGREAQRRRGRRARSRDRG
- the rfaE1 gene encoding D-glycero-beta-D-manno-heptose-7-phosphate kinase, translated to MIDFDGAARAALGRLEARREPVRVAVVGDVMLDQFLYGAVERISPEAPVPVVEVEREVFRLGGAANVVHNLVSLGADVELFGVVGPDSLAGQIRDELGRLGVAGAGVVESPDRPTAVKTRVIAQHQQVVRFDRERRGPLPEEVLRSLREGLLGRLGRLDAVIVSDYGKGVVCPGLMGPLVTQARQAGVLLAVDPKPGNLGQYRGVTVLTPNTKETEAMAGAPARSDPEAVEAGRRLLSELGSQAILVTRGDRGMTLVEASGRVAHIPTRARDVFDVTGAGDTAISVLTLAWAAGASPLEAACLANLAAGIVVGKLGTAVTAMDELRGAANHGNRTPVPSDLA
- a CDS encoding glycosyltransferase encodes the protein MVKPGASAGARLAVLHLAHVRWFNAEAQYALDLAGEMGRQGHRVAFLAQTGSPAARKSREAGLETIEESGFGGKGLRMAGVLPAALRLLRVLRSRPFDAVLVHRPEGLPLVVWACRRAGVPCVRVRGDMRPVRADPLNRFLYTRWLAGVVASNRSIERSLRARLGAVPCLRTIHGGVDPGVFAPAGSGAPLRRELGLGEGVFLVGILGRLGSVKGHDDFLEAARLALGDGADAAFVVLAKEPTARQTDLEARVAADPVLSGRVFFLGHRTDLPAVLRSFDLGVVASTGSEANCRVGLEWMASGVPLLATRVGVLPDLVGEGETGFLVPPGDPFSLGEKIVYLARRPEAARRLGRGARERVLERFTLDRCARAHVTFLHEIRRDHRP
- a CDS encoding capsule assembly Wzi family protein; the protein is MDHRRWLGAAGALLWAVAGFGASAWALIDVPTSERRAVSLAELASGSGIARPVDAGAGPLDDAWFLESYRALQARGLVDPLGERYASWQAARSDGGLHLETLLPQLEVRSYVLGSSTDQRLLYHTSGDRLEDGFNTFLSASGAAFWGDRVGGAYELQLTQNPDDVGYRTKRLYLKTVWGKWSLKAGRDSERLGQGYFGSLLLDDNAPTMDLWRVRTEEPLFLPGFLGRVGGFRFTVFNGYLSDDTPSPPDRRYGSGVAPVRDPRLLGMRFSYHPTSWFDLGFTRVVFYGGKGREKYDSPKDWWKLISGSDEHAFEGESRRYDNEGHASYDLTLRLPFLNGVGPLKGGKIYWELAGTDGGPTEFTGRWERHNMLGFIPFELLRRGYLGGFMISTGPTEVRWEYAKTDAAWYNHSLYPQGFTYRGRPLGHPMGGDAWSTSAEVSRYFGTGWRTSLTGEVSERGRSLPESEVRWEGNLRVEALSLRAAGVPLTATLDLLGARVRDPLDDPRRVDRHEVYAGLGLASFW